Sequence from the Pseudomonadota bacterium genome:
AATAGTTACCAATATTTTACCTTTGGAGGTAGAAAATGATCAGAAATATCACCTTGAGTGCTGATGAAGTGTTGTTAAAACAAGCTCGGCAAAAAGCTGAACAAGAGAAAACTTCTATTAATAAGTTATTTCGCGAGTGGATTTTCAAGTATGCAAACAGAGACAATATAAGCTGCAATTACGAGAGTTTAATGGAGTCTCTCGCAACTGTCAATTCCGGTAAAAAATTTACCAGGGAGGAGATGAATGAAAGATGACTGCTTCATTGATACCAATATCTTTGTTTACTCCTTCGACTTGGATGAACCCGAAAAGAGAAAAAAGGCGAAAAAGATAATCAAAAATACACTATCTAACGACAGGGGCTACATAAGTATTCAGGTAATTCAGGAATTCTACAACGTAGCTACCAAAAAATTCAAATTACCAATGCATATACTCGCGGCCAAGGAATATCTGGAAAAGGTTTTTATGCAGTTAAATGTTGTTTATCCCAGTTACGATTTCATTTCCACAGGCTTGGATATCTATACGACCACCAGGTATTCGTTTTATGATTCTTTAATAATCTCGGCGGCCTTGAAATCGAGTTGTTCCGTATTGTTGACTGAAGATATGCAGCATGGACAAAAAATCCAGAATCTGAGAATCGAAAACCCATTTTTATAATTGAAAACATTAAACCACCAGCTTCCCTGGTGGTTTAATGTTTTCAATTACCATGCTCTGATTACCCGGCCAATTACCCGGTAATCAGGTTTCTGAAAACTTCCGGCATCTTGACCACTTTCCTTTTCTGATAATCAAAAAAGACGATACCGGTTTTTACCCTGGCCACCTCCCGGCCATTTTCGCCGGTGGCTAAACGAAAAACAAAATCACAGCCGCTGCGGCTCATATCTGCGACCGCCACTTCAATATGCAGGGTGTCGCCGTAGAAAACTTCTGCTAAATACATAAGAGCGGCATCGACCATGATCAGGCTGCAGCCGCCAATATCCATTTCACTCCATTGATGAGCAGTTAGAAAGCGGGCCCTGGCCTCATGGACAATGGCCAGCAGGGCGTCATTTCCCAGGTGGCCGCCATAATTCATCTCAGTAATCCGCGGTTTGATTTCGGTGGAAAAAATAAATTTTTCCGGCAGGTTGATTTTAATTCGTACCATGATAATAAACTAAAATGGGCTATGCTCGCAATCCAGATTAAAGATTAGCCACAGACCCACGCAGACCTACACAGACACTATTATTAGGGGAGTCGGCAGTAAGTTACTAATAATGCCGGTTGATGATTTTTGCAAGGGGTAAAAAGGGTGAAAAATGGTTGCCATGCGGATATTGATGCGCTAGTTTGAGGTTAGATGAGGAAGCGAATAAAGGAATTTCCTCTTTTTCCCCTCCGGAATGCCCGCCGGTTGTTGGGTTTCTGAC
This genomic interval carries:
- a CDS encoding PIN domain-containing protein encodes the protein MKDDCFIDTNIFVYSFDLDEPEKRKKAKKIIKNTLSNDRGYISIQVIQEFYNVATKKFKLPMHILAAKEYLEKVFMQLNVVYPSYDFISTGLDIYTTTRYSFYDSLIISAALKSSCSVLLTEDMQHGQKIQNLRIENPFL
- a CDS encoding thioesterase family protein: MVRIKINLPEKFIFSTEIKPRITEMNYGGHLGNDALLAIVHEARARFLTAHQWSEMDIGGCSLIMVDAALMYLAEVFYGDTLHIEVAVADMSRSGCDFVFRLATGENGREVARVKTGIVFFDYQKRKVVKMPEVFRNLITG